A DNA window from Flavisolibacter ginsenosidimutans contains the following coding sequences:
- the pafA gene encoding alkaline phosphatase PafA: protein MRRILTAFFLLMLLSGNAQSLQRPKLVVGIVVDQMRPDYLTRFYDRLGEGGFKRLMNGGFRCENTFIPYVPTYTACGHTCVYTGSVPALHGIVGNNWYDKELKREVYCTEDNNDTIKTVGSNSVNGRMSPKNMFATTVGDELRLSNNFRSKVIGIAIKDRGAILPAGQTANAAYWFDVSTGTWITSTYYMKTLPQWMQQLNAKKFPDVYLSKGWNTLYPLNTYVQSTGDNKVYESILSGEGSTFPHRVDTVKNAKYQSFEVTPYGNSFTVDAAKAAIDGEALGTRGVTDFLALSFSSTDYIGHAFGPNSIEIEDTYLRLDKDLADLFNYLDAKVGKGQYLLFLTADHAVAHVPGFAKENRLPGGVSNTLTMRRALNDALQNEFGVGNLVASVINYQVHINAEALAANKLDKEAVKRSLIKALLLQPGILRALDLENIPASGLPQQVANMLANGYNQKLSGDVQFIYKPGWFEGTDRGTTHGSWNPYDSHIPLLWYGWNVTPGKTNREVYMTDVAPTVSALLQIQMPSASIGKVVTELTNTATK, encoded by the coding sequence ATGCGACGAATTCTCACGGCTTTCTTTTTGTTAATGCTACTCAGTGGAAACGCACAATCACTTCAACGTCCGAAATTGGTCGTGGGCATTGTCGTTGACCAGATGCGCCCCGATTATCTTACCCGCTTTTACGACCGCTTAGGCGAAGGCGGCTTTAAGCGATTAATGAACGGAGGCTTTCGTTGCGAGAATACGTTCATTCCTTATGTGCCCACGTACACTGCCTGCGGCCATACTTGTGTTTACACCGGTAGCGTGCCGGCGCTTCACGGCATCGTGGGCAACAACTGGTACGACAAAGAGTTGAAACGAGAGGTGTACTGCACCGAAGACAATAACGACACGATAAAGACAGTAGGAAGCAATTCGGTAAACGGACGCATGTCGCCAAAAAACATGTTTGCCACAACGGTTGGTGATGAACTGCGGTTAAGCAACAACTTCCGAAGCAAGGTTATTGGCATTGCCATTAAAGACCGCGGCGCTATTTTGCCTGCAGGCCAAACAGCCAACGCAGCGTATTGGTTCGATGTGAGCACAGGCACGTGGATCACGAGTACATATTACATGAAAACCTTGCCGCAGTGGATGCAGCAATTGAACGCAAAAAAGTTTCCCGATGTTTATTTGTCAAAGGGCTGGAATACGCTTTACCCGCTGAATACTTATGTGCAAAGCACAGGCGATAACAAGGTGTACGAAAGCATATTGTCCGGCGAAGGCAGCACTTTCCCGCACCGGGTTGATACGGTAAAGAATGCCAAATACCAAAGCTTTGAGGTAACGCCTTACGGCAACAGTTTCACCGTGGACGCAGCCAAAGCAGCCATTGATGGGGAAGCGCTGGGCACTCGTGGCGTAACGGATTTTCTGGCCCTTAGTTTTTCGTCAACCGATTACATCGGTCATGCGTTTGGCCCCAACTCAATTGAAATTGAAGACACCTATTTGCGACTCGACAAAGACCTTGCTGATCTTTTCAATTATCTAGATGCAAAAGTTGGCAAGGGACAATACCTTTTGTTTTTAACAGCCGATCATGCAGTGGCACACGTACCGGGATTTGCGAAAGAAAACCGGTTGCCCGGTGGTGTTTCAAATACGTTGACCATGCGAAGGGCTTTAAACGATGCTTTGCAAAACGAATTCGGCGTTGGCAACCTTGTGGCTTCGGTAATCAATTACCAAGTGCACATCAACGCTGAAGCCCTTGCCGCAAACAAATTGGACAAAGAGGCTGTGAAGCGCAGTCTTATTAAAGCATTGCTCCTGCAACCGGGTATTTTGCGGGCATTGGATTTGGAAAATATTCCGGCTTCGGGTTTACCGCAACAAGTAGCCAACATGCTGGCCAATGGTTACAACCAAAAACTAAGCGGGGATGTGCAATTCATTTACAAACCCGGCTGGTTTGAAGGCACCGACCGCGGCACCACCCACGGTTCCTGGAATCCTTATGATTCACACATTCCGCTACTTTGGTACGGCTGGAACGTAACTCCCGGTAAGACAAACAGGGAAGTGTACATGACCGACGTTGCACCAACCGTGTCGGCCTTGTTGCAAATTCAAATGCCGAGTGCAAGCATTGGAAAAGTGGTTACTGAATTGACGAATACTGCAACGAAATAG
- a CDS encoding nuclear transport factor 2 family protein produces the protein MKQNLFIGLVLLSLFSTAQKPLADEVLNAEKSFAAYSVAHGTKEAFLHFFDSSGVVFEKGKAVNGIETWNKKEAGTGVLNWHPVYGSMAASGDLGFTTGPWTFQQKSVDDSVVARGQYSTVWKKDKSGEWKFVVDLGINKTPAFDDAAYQFSNEAVSFVPGTWNNLLNREEKFIRQTSETDAAQRTKLYEQFLSKKTFFLNRNGNLPVVVLNKLNSALQTLPQKIDYRIDGSGISAAGDLGYVYGTTIVKGKTENYLRIWRREGKEWKLVLETLRY, from the coding sequence ATGAAGCAAAATCTATTCATCGGTTTAGTATTGCTGTCGCTTTTTTCTACGGCGCAAAAACCATTGGCTGATGAAGTATTGAACGCAGAAAAAAGCTTTGCTGCCTATTCGGTTGCACACGGAACCAAAGAAGCTTTTTTACATTTTTTTGATAGCAGCGGCGTGGTGTTTGAAAAAGGCAAAGCAGTCAACGGTATTGAAACCTGGAACAAAAAAGAGGCCGGTACCGGTGTTTTGAACTGGCACCCGGTTTACGGTAGCATGGCAGCCTCCGGTGATTTAGGTTTTACCACCGGGCCGTGGACCTTTCAGCAAAAGAGTGTTGATGATTCAGTTGTTGCACGCGGGCAGTATTCAACGGTTTGGAAAAAAGACAAAAGCGGCGAGTGGAAATTCGTTGTTGATTTGGGCATTAATAAAACTCCGGCCTTTGACGATGCCGCGTATCAATTCAGCAATGAAGCTGTTTCTTTTGTTCCGGGCACATGGAACAATTTACTAAATAGGGAAGAAAAATTTATCCGGCAAACAAGCGAGACGGATGCTGCGCAACGAACAAAACTTTACGAACAATTTTTAAGTAAAAAAACTTTCTTTCTCAACCGCAACGGGAATCTGCCTGTCGTTGTTTTGAATAAGCTAAACAGCGCTTTGCAAACACTTCCGCAAAAGATTGATTACCGCATTGATGGCTCGGGCATTTCGGCCGCCGGTGACCTGGGCTATGTTTACGGCACGACGATCGTTAAAGGTAAAACAGAAAATTACCTGCGCATTTGGCGGCGCGAAGGAAAAGAATGGAAACTGGTGCTGGAAACCTTGCGGTATTGA
- a CDS encoding aminotransferase class I/II-fold pyridoxal phosphate-dependent enzyme, which yields MADLFERLVKNYGPLGQHRERAYGYFAFPKLEGEIGSRMKFRGNDVIVWSLNNYLGLANHPEVRKADADAAAQFGLATPMGARMMSGNTNFHEQLEKELAAFEGKEDACLLNYGYQGMVSIIDVLCSRHDVIVYDAESHACIIDGVRLHPGHRYVFKHNDLEDFEKQMQRATALIEKQGTGGILVITEGVFGMAGDQGKLKEIADLKDKYDFRLLVDDAHGFGTLGKTGAGAGEEQGCQDAIDLYFSTFAKSMASIGAFVAGDKAIIDYIRWNIRSQIFAKSLPMPLTIGNLKRLDLLRTTPALKDKLWENALKLQRGLKEKGFDIGKTDSPVTPVYMKGGVEEATAMVMDLRENYGVFASVVVYPVIPKGHIIYRLIPTAVHTDEDIEETLQAFSETKAKLDAGGYKVEAIPDMAEEVSAKRFDYFKSKPKNK from the coding sequence ATGGCAGATCTTTTTGAACGACTCGTGAAAAACTACGGCCCGCTTGGCCAGCATCGTGAAAGGGCTTATGGCTACTTTGCTTTTCCCAAATTGGAAGGAGAAATCGGCAGCCGCATGAAGTTTCGCGGCAACGACGTAATTGTTTGGAGCCTGAACAACTATTTGGGCCTGGCCAACCATCCCGAAGTGCGAAAGGCCGACGCAGACGCGGCGGCGCAATTTGGACTGGCAACACCAATGGGTGCCCGCATGATGAGCGGCAATACAAATTTTCACGAGCAGTTGGAAAAAGAACTGGCCGCGTTTGAAGGCAAGGAAGACGCTTGCTTGCTGAACTACGGCTACCAGGGAATGGTGAGCATCATTGACGTGTTGTGCAGCCGCCACGACGTGATTGTGTACGATGCGGAAAGCCACGCTTGCATTATTGACGGCGTTCGCCTGCATCCCGGTCACCGCTACGTGTTTAAGCACAACGACCTTGAAGATTTTGAAAAGCAGATGCAGCGTGCAACGGCCTTGATTGAAAAACAAGGAACGGGTGGCATCCTGGTGATTACCGAAGGCGTGTTTGGCATGGCCGGCGACCAGGGCAAATTGAAGGAAATTGCGGACTTGAAAGACAAATACGATTTCCGTCTTTTAGTGGACGATGCACACGGCTTTGGTACGCTTGGCAAAACCGGCGCCGGTGCCGGTGAAGAACAAGGTTGCCAGGACGCGATTGACTTATACTTTTCCACCTTCGCAAAATCAATGGCTTCCATCGGCGCTTTTGTGGCCGGCGATAAAGCCATCATTGACTACATCCGTTGGAACATCCGCAGCCAGATATTCGCCAAGAGTTTGCCCATGCCATTAACCATCGGCAACTTAAAACGCCTGGACCTTTTGCGCACAACACCCGCCTTGAAAGACAAGCTTTGGGAGAATGCCCTTAAGCTGCAACGCGGTTTGAAAGAAAAAGGCTTTGACATTGGCAAAACGGATTCGCCAGTAACGCCTGTGTACATGAAAGGCGGCGTGGAAGAAGCCACCGCAATGGTGATGGACTTGCGCGAAAATTACGGTGTGTTTGCTTCGGTAGTGGTCTATCCCGTTATTCCAAAGGGACACATCATTTACCGCCTCATTCCTACGGCCGTGCATACGGATGAGGACATTGAAGAAACACTGCAAGCTTTCAGCGAAACAAAAGCAAAGCTTGATGCGGGTGGATACAAAGTGGAAGCCATCCCGGATATGGCGGAAGAAGTAAGCGCCAAACGCTTTGATTATTTTAAGAGTAAGCCGAAGAATAAGTAG
- a CDS encoding acyltransferase family protein, protein MTYIKPLDGLRAIAVLLVISAHWIDSYNWLYYVQAGRLGVNLFFVLSGFLISTILFQHRDRAAAKKASYKKLMWNFYLRRALRIFPIYYLLIFLMIAFQYPLHLELVRNQIVTALTYTSNFYVYSIGEWPANTGHFWSLAVEEQFYLIWPWLMVYLPRKFTLSCILLFIALSVTCRMFSSNYDLGYLFVFTCFDSLGLGALLAWLCLYRPALLQRLQPIFAAVAVVSSILLLGFPGSALILHQTRLFHSIIGFWLISFIVSNKSKRIFFTSLLSSKPMAAIGKISYGLYLYHIFVGAQTEHLLNKLFGPAKNPATTAHYLTYLLIKFLVLLCVCAVSWKYVEKPLLRLKQYFDYDRRDAKPASVIEPSLQSA, encoded by the coding sequence ATGACCTACATCAAACCACTTGACGGCTTAAGAGCAATTGCAGTTTTACTGGTCATATCTGCTCATTGGATAGATTCTTACAATTGGTTATACTATGTACAGGCAGGCCGACTTGGTGTGAACCTTTTTTTTGTGTTAAGCGGGTTCCTTATTTCTACCATTTTATTTCAGCACCGGGATAGGGCCGCAGCCAAAAAAGCTTCATACAAAAAGCTGATGTGGAATTTTTATTTGCGCAGGGCATTGCGCATTTTTCCTATTTATTACCTTCTTATTTTTCTGATGATTGCTTTTCAGTATCCACTTCATCTGGAACTTGTCCGAAACCAGATTGTTACTGCGCTTACTTACACGTCCAACTTTTACGTCTATTCTATCGGGGAATGGCCTGCCAATACAGGACATTTCTGGTCACTGGCAGTAGAAGAGCAATTCTACCTTATATGGCCATGGCTCATGGTTTACCTGCCGCGAAAATTCACTCTTTCCTGCATCCTTCTCTTTATCGCGTTGAGTGTTACTTGCCGCATGTTTTCCTCTAATTACGATTTGGGTTATCTCTTTGTCTTTACTTGTTTTGATAGTTTAGGGCTCGGCGCTTTGCTGGCGTGGCTCTGTCTTTATCGCCCTGCGTTGCTTCAAAGATTGCAGCCCATCTTTGCCGCAGTGGCTGTCGTTAGTTCTATTTTGCTGCTTGGCTTCCCAGGGTCAGCGTTGATTTTGCATCAGACGCGGTTGTTTCACTCTATTATCGGATTTTGGTTGATCAGTTTTATTGTATCGAATAAAAGCAAGCGTATTTTTTTTACTTCTTTGTTGTCATCTAAACCAATGGCAGCAATCGGAAAAATAAGTTATGGCTTGTACCTCTATCACATTTTTGTTGGCGCACAAACCGAACATTTATTAAACAAACTATTTGGCCCCGCAAAGAATCCTGCAACGACGGCGCATTACCTGACTTATTTATTGATCAAGTTTCTTGTGCTTTTGTGTGTCTGTGCAGTTTCATGGAAGTACGTTGAGAAACCATTGCTTCGTTTGAAACAGTACTTTGATTACGACCGACGAGATGCAAAACCGGCTTCAGTCATAGAGCCTTCGTTGCAGAGCGCATGA